Below is a genomic region from Cydia strobilella chromosome 1, ilCydStro3.1, whole genome shotgun sequence.
ATTCATCTCGGCTTCTTGTATGTTGGCATCAATTCTCCCGATGGCCTCATCTTGCTCCTTTACCATGTGAGCTAGTTGTTGGAATATGCCCCCCAGTTCCACGATAGTGCTTTCAATGTTATGCATAGTCTCTGCTCTTTGCTGCACATACGTATCAGTGTCATCTCTTATTGCTAACTGCTGGGCCTGCATTTGGAGACCTGAAGTGTCTCCTAGGTCTATGCTGACCTCATCCTGTTGCTGAAGAAAAGATGGGACTTCTTTGACAACAGGGCCCACCCTTGAGAACTGTTCTCTTCTATTGTTTTGGTGTTTTAAATTTTCTGACCTCACTTCAAGAACctgaaatgtaattttcaaaataACATTAAGAAGTTGTAATGGCAACAAGAATGGAATGTTTAAATTGTAGTCATGAAAATGAGATGTTACCTGTTTAAACTGGTTGCTCATGGAAGCTAGCCGTGATTGTAGAGCTAGTACCACACTGGAGGAATGGTTGTGCATACTGCGGCGGCCACGGGGCATTTCACCAAGCCGGGCTATCTGCTGATTCAGTGCACTCAAGTCTCCCTTGATCATATATGTCAACTCCTGAATTTCTGTAGCACGATCATCAAACAAGGACTTCTTCTTGGCCACTGGAAATAGTATTCACAATCaattgtgtttttattgtaattatgaTATGATCAAACTTATATTAATAGTTCACCATTATAAGATTAATTTGAAAGAATCTGTATTCAAAAACTAGAGAATAGTTATAGGAAATATGATTTGTATCTTAATCTGATAAAAACTGTACTTACACAAAGCTAATTTTTCCAGTTTAGCATATGTTCCTGTAATGTTTTTACTAATAACTTTTGCCATTGCCATGAATTGTGAATAGGTCTCTAGTACTGCAGCTTTGCGTTCATCACGAACAACGGGCCTGGCTAGAGTTCGGCCTTGGAGACTCCGCACGGTAGAGGCGAACTCGTTGGTCCTGTCTCTTGCAGCCATGACTGGTTCAAATATAGGTTCTTCGAGAAAGTCGAAAACAAAGTCCGCTTCTTCAAATCCACTTCCTTGTTTGGAAGCAATGAACGGAAAGGATCCCGGTTTCTCTGTTTGTAGATATTTAGATCCCTTCTTATCAAATTTACTGTAAGAATTTAATTCATTCTCCAGTAGTGGTGTCTCATCGGAGGTAGTCACTGACACACCTCCTACATTACGACGCCGAGGAAGCATCGCATTCTATTTCCAAGTCCTTACAATCCtacaaattgttattttatgcGGATTTAACCGAAAAACTATATCTAATTTGTAAATCAACCAGGATCTCACTATGTTGAAATCACAAAACATGACATTTCCACGACAGCACGGCACGTCAGTGACGTCAGTGTGACTGACTTACTGAAGGCAGTGTTGCTGTATTCAGGTATCCATCAGTTATTTcgaagggccctccacactcgtgcgcgaatcgatCAAGCGAAACTatcagaacgggatagtcttatgtatctttctgTAGGAGTAgcgagaaagcgttattattgtttgcccatgttacagtctcaaatatatattttttccaccgtaaatttgtatcGTTTAttgtgggctacaaatctattgtcgcattgcgtatgttctgtccctcacgagCGCACGCAgtaggccacttctataggatcctaccttctatgatGGACCTCAGTCAATCACTAGCGCTAGTAGCGCTACTGATTGATGCGGGCgaaaataaaaccattaatgGCATTAATAAAACGAGTACGACAGAGTACGAATACCGAATACGAGAACGTATTGGAGACATTGGAGTAATTCCAGAATGACAAGtttgtgttgtattgtatattgATTGTGCaatgaaaatgtatttcgaattgtTTACAATATATTAATATTCCGTTATGTATTAATTAATTGCAAAGAAAATGGGCCGAGGACTATGAACTAAGTACGTGCTCATTTGTGCATGCACAGTGTTGCGTAGTTTGTTTCTTGCTCATCATAGGCCATTGAAATAATGGTTGAGAACGGCGGTTCGAGCGGGGGCAGCGACAGCCCTAACGCGACTTGCGGGCGGTCGGGTCTGCTGGAGACGCTGGTGCGCGGGGTGTGGTACCGGGTGCACTGCTCCTTGGAGGACGACTACTTCAGTGTGTGCCTGGACGACGGGTACGATGCGACGACAACTCTCAATGGCACCCTCAACAATAACAATGTCGAAACACCCAACAGTGACTTCACGGAAGTGCCGGAAGCGATCGCGAATCAAAAACGACTAGTGCAAGTGGTTAAATCTGACAATAATGGGCTTGGAATATCAATTAAAGGTGGAATAGAAAACAATATGCCCAtattaatatcaaaaatattcAAAGGTATGGCAGCAGACCTGACTGAACAGTTGTATGTTGGTGATGCTAtcttgtcagtcaatggagagGATCTTAAGGATGCTACACATGAAGAAGCTGTAAAGGCTCTGAAAAGAGCTGGCAAAATGGTTCAGTTGGAAGGTGAGTTGAGTTAAACCGAGGCATTttgattttaatgaaattaaacaAATTTCCATTGACCTCTGCTCTGCTGAGTTGGATATGCTAATATGACAGTGAATCAAGTTGAACAAGAAAGGTGGACAAAACCCttattgaatatttattattattattattatatatgaatgcacaggcagcttaaaatagctgatacgtgcatatcaatgtcctgcacttgtgttctgtccatttgtaaaatgtttgtgatTTAGAAAACATcacgatttatatttttctgaaCCTTCTTAAGTCTTTATTCAAAGGGTACATACCCTCAatgagttatttttattttggggGAACACTTATTTTAATACCCAAGGGCCCTGTTGTGGATTAAGGACAGCCCTAAACTTCTTATTAATAGCAATTAGGATAACACTCCCCAAGACctcctgaagaccttgctaggcttcgtggaggagctggggtggttagagtagcgctacctcgtttcacgcaaaataggcacattggatgtcgagttgcggaaaatgcccagcaaaactaactaactaacactCCCCAAGCCGATTGGTCATCGTGGGGATTGCGACCAATACCCTTCTACAAACAAAATACACATCAAGCCGAAAAAGTGTTTAAATGTGAACAACACCATAAATGCAGAAACATGTAataaatacaacaacaacaacaacactatATTAAGAATAGCGTCATACAATACAAGATCCCTAAGATCAGAAGATAGATTAGAAGAGCTATGTTACGAATTAGACAAGGTCacatgggatgtccttggtctTTCGGAGGTTCGAAGACAAGGAGAAGAATGTATCAAACTTCAGAAGACGAAGAAGAAAGAGACGACACAGAAACTTTTATTGGCAGATTCGGCTTCGGATCTAGAAACTCCCGCGGAGACATGCTGGTTAACTTTATAGAACAAGAAAAACTGTTTCATATGAGTTCATTTTTCGAAAAGAGACCTGCTAGGAAATGGACTTGGATATCTCCGGGAGGAAAATATAAAAACGAAATTGACTACATCTTCGGTAGCCATAAAAGTATTGTGCAAGATGTCAACGTCCTAAACAGCTTCTACACAGGAAGTGACCACCGTATACTCCGAGCTACTATATGCATCAATAAACGCTTGCAAAGGTATTCCTCCATAAGGGCAAAGAACAGAAAAGTCAATACAGTCCAACTCAACATGTGCAAAGATCAGTATCAACAACGGCTGACTCAAGAGCTAAGTCATTTAGACGATGACTGTGACCACGAAACAATTATTCACACCATACAAAATACTCTGTACAGGATTGCGCGAGACTTAACATCTAGACCAGCAAAAGTAAATCACCAAAAGTTTAGTACCGAGACCCGAGACCTGCTAGAAGAAAGGAGAACTCTACTAAACGAAGGCAAAGGGGGAACAGACTACTTTAAAAATCTTTGCACTAGAACTAGAAAGCAAGTTGAAGCAGATATTGAAGCATATCGGGAAAAAACTGTTAAGCATATAATAGACAAATATCAGGGTCCTAAGGTATTTCGTAGAGCTTTAAAACCAGGAATGCAGCAAATCACTAAACTCATAGATGAAAATAACCAACTTGGAATAGAGCTAGAGCAAATACTCGAAATAACACATAAATACTACTCAAAGTTATATACATCCCAAAACCCCAAACCAAGAGGAGTGGTGAAACGCAAAATTATGAACGTTGGCTCTGAAGATGTTCCGGAAATAACAACAAGCGAAATCGAACATGCTCTCAGTAAAATGAAAAATGGCAAATCACCCGGCAGTGATAACATTATTATTGAGATGGTAAAGGATGGAGGAGATAGAGTGACTGAACTACTTAAAACGGCCTTCAACAAATGCTTGGAGGAACAAACTATACCAGAGATCTGAAACTGTGCCACAGTCATCTTACTTCATAAGAAAGGAAATAAAGCAGATTTAAACAACTATCGCCCCATCAGTCTGCTCTCACacctgtataaactctttaccAAGATCATTACTCTACGCCTTACCAAAAAACTTGACTCATATCAGCCAATGGAGCAAGCCGGATTTAAAAGTGGTAGCAGCACGTTGGATCATATATTGTCAATGAGAATCATTATAGAAAAGACGACTGAATATCAAATGCCTTTGTGGTTAGCATTTATAGATTATAAAAAAGCATTTGACAGTGTTGAGACATGGTCGGTCATAGAATCACTACAAAATGCACGCATAGATCACCGATATACTGCTCTAATCGAAAATATGTACAAAAGAGCCACCCTAAAAGTGAACTTACCCCCGCTGACCGAGCCAGTTCGGATTGAGAAGGGCGTACGACAAGGTGATACGCTTTCACCAAAACTGTTTACTCTGGTGCTAGAGGACATCTTAAAAAGCCTGAACTGGGAAAAGCGTGGATTGAATATATGGGGTAGTCGCTTGAATAATTTGCGGTTCGCTGATGATATTGTCTTGCTGGCAAGTGACCCCGCTGAACTTCAAAGCATGATCCAAGAACTCAGCGATGCTTCCATACGGTGTGGGCTGGAAATGAATCTAGACAAGACAAAAGTTATGACCAACACAGATGTCAAGGCGAATATCACAGTTAACCATACCGCCATCGAAACTGTCGATAAATACGTGTATTTGGGACAAGAGATAGTGACTGGAAAAAAGAACCAAACCAATGAGATCAACAGACGCGTACGACTAGCCTGGGCAGCCTATTCCAATCTCGAGTTTGCCTTCAAAATGAACCTTAAGGCCGAACAAAAAGCACGCATATTTGACCAATGTATCCTGCCTGTTCTCACTTATGGAGCTGAAACCTGGGTTTTCACCAAAGACATACTACGTAAATTGAGCGTTGCCCAGCGGGCGTTAGAGAGAAAATtggtggggatcacattgagagaccgtaaaacaaatgaatggctgagacaacagagcaaagtcaatgatgttataaaacgcgtagccaatttgaagtgggaatgggctggtcatatagcacggaagaccgattcgtggagcaaacgactactcgagtggcgaccatggggggaagagcgtcctcaaagtagaccccagatgcgctgggacgacgacattaagaagactgtggggaaacagtggctcaagtcgcacagaaccgcgacgaatggcgcaaaatgaaggaggcctacacccaaagggtagaaaaaggctaaagagagagagagagagagaggataAAATTTAAGGGAAGCTCTTGCATTTGATTGCGATTCATTTGCAAAGTTTCTCTGACTTTATGCactgattttcagcattctacaCGGTTTAAAAAAGTTTACATACATGTACACAGTGTTTTGAGTGTtgattttagtaggtattttaaatttaggGGTCATTCatcgagggttccatactttttagtattcgttgttatagtggcaacagaaatacatcatctgtgaaaattttaactgtctatcacggttcatgagatacagcctggtgacagatagacagacagacagacggacagtggagtcttagtaatagggttccgtttttaccctttgggtaacccttcattattttatcttatattatctttatcttataatttcgggggcccttacagATAcatttcgacccatagggatcttttgtgcagttaccccctaggaaagatccgtccgctactcaagagctttccccaccatctccatatgccgaatgatggaccttatgggtagcgttttgaattcctttggttccagatagcctgttccaaagtccttcattctttgtctggcgagggtgtgacattcacacataaggtgttctattgtctcttcctctttgCCACACATAcaacaatcggtgttgtcagcgtgccccatcttggccaggattcccttgaccccgtaatggccagtaaacacccccgttattatttggagttgccgtttgctaagtttccaaagttttttgctccaaccagagtctaccccttgtataaagagctttgagtgctttagacccgtcagactgtcccattcttcctggtgtttggtcttagtaaggtctttgatagccgttgtgatggttccctgtgagagccccacgaatggttccggacctataaggttgtttgcagatccggctctggcaagttcacctgcattttcattgcctatgaatccctcgtgccctgggatctataccagttgcactttgttttgccttccaagcttgttcagagcttggatgccattgtataccagtctagagtccactctgggcgccttaagcgctttgagtgcagcttgactgtcgctgagtatatagatattcttcccttgggtttgcctaactatattctcatgtacacaggcaattatagcgtatgtctcggcttggaagacagtggcgtaattgcccatgcttatgctactactaaagtcatttgcataaatgcctgccccagtaccagaatctgtcttggacccgtctgtgtaccatattatgtcattttcatcagacattggtgcttcaagaccttcggtccattcagcccatgttggaactttaacattaaaattcttacggaacacaaacttgggttgcatcttatcgcagcccatattcgtaatccttttcatgaaattgtcacattccatgtttgtgtgtttagtctttggcttgCTATCGCTCCAGAGGGCTGTCAAAGCCagcctgtgtaacgatttccgcgcctcagattgtatcactaggtgtagcggcgggaggtctagtagtacctccatcgctgctgttggcgtcgttctaaacgcgccagtaatagccatACACGCCGTTCAttgtattttcgtaagggcATCCCTGCCCTGCATCtgctctttagtgtccttggccaccatgccaggcatccgtacagaatgataggtcttaccatcatggtatagatccatctcagtacctttgggtttaaaccccacgttttgccatatgccgttctacacattccaaacaccctcagtgccttggttaaccctaaaaaaatggactataaaaaacttaataaatcaTATTTCTCAATTTTGTTGTTCTATTTGTTTCCCTGTTTGCGTCTCTGTACTGGCTATGGTGCTCATTCATCTAGATTGATCAATTAACTCTAATAAAAGTTGTGGCAATTGGAGCTTGATGAGGTCACTGTAAATGCTTTCATTAATTACAGTATGTCGGGAGAATATATTTGAAGTTACTATGTGGAAAGgggcataaataaaaatattaaatactatTTTCTCATTGGATCCaaaaaattagttaaaaataaagattaatttaaaacaacaaACCACAACAgacaacaaaataatttaaaacaacaaACTAAATGTGTTAACAAACATGCTTTTTGCATATGAATTTTTGCCATGTGGCCGCTATAGAATACAATACTTATACTGTCCTTGACAAGGAGGTTGAATCGTGATCACTAATcgaatctgggggcacggtagtgcccccgccaagtcgagcaaaacaaagaggcacggccgtaccatccttttctcgaagccactcaggccattttcaacattCTGTAATTTTGTCATCGTTTATGCtcgaaccctgaattttcagtaacATATAGAGCgtaacatgatttagatatatactcaataacatgtaattttaacatgtagtttaagaattgcatgtcaaagttccttagtagAGGCAAACAGGCATAATGGAAAGCAGTTACCATAGCCAATGGACGTCTGCAAATAGATAAAGTTTTTTGTATGAGGATCCAAAAGAGGCCAACAAATTGCAATAGAAATATGGATATGAAACCCTAAACTATACATACCTGGTGGCTGTTTATTGGTACCTAAgcagtaaaatatttaaaatgttgaaaatttttgagcagttgaaacgctcataatttttggcgcgaattcgacagcgTGAtaacgtcacacgttggacggtccaactgacgttttctactaatgacacttaggCCCCATTcacacgagagcttaaaaagcgttgcgtgatGACGCACCTATAAATAAGAGcaagaaagcgatatctctttctcgcgtttacttatgggtgcgtcacacacgcgacgctttttaagctctcgtgcgtatggCGCCtcgtattattttaagcaattaaataataatttaataacggaaatgcatttgtaacatgatataacggtaacaaacatacgaataaaaaaaaaatcgttcaaATATAcccttcatgcatgaggctaatttccGTAACAAAAATCCGAGGCGCACTCGCCAGTCCTGGTTTTTTTGGGTGTTTAGTAAGATTTCGTTTTATTTCTTCTTTCACcatttattcatcatacttatAACATTCTAGTGAAGTACCTCCGCGAAGTGACGCCATACTTCCGTAAGGCGTCAATCATAAGCGAGGTGGGATGGGAGCTGCAGCGCGGCTATATGGCGGAggcgccgccgtcgccgccctCGCCGCGCCGCCGTCGCGCCGATACACGCTACGTGCCGTTGTTGATGGCCTGCGTGGCCAAGAATCTGCGCCACCACGATCCAggtaaatactaattaaattcATTCCATTCAATAGCATTCAGCATAGATCATCAACTCCTCAGAAATACCAAAGTCTGcttttttgtattgctgttgatgccccaaataaataaaataaaataaataaaataatatattttggttGTTATTAAACAAACAGTGGCTTGTTATACCCTGCCTATAGTGGCGCCCTCTAAAATTCTCCTTTCCCcaagtttttgtttattttggatATATTTTGCATATCAATACACTAGACAGTACAGGAGAATTGAGCTGCATGCCTAGTCCGGTATAATATACAGGGGGGTCATAGCTGAGGTATACctattagaatttttttagcCATGTgtcttagggtggtattccaactGTCTAATATTTGATCAGATTTGTATTtgtgtctcacattttgcttaatgagagagtgaaaCGTAATGCACATTTGATcaaatattcaatttttttttaatttaaaatttaagataTGTTAGCAAAGTAGTGAGTGAGTACACCAACAAAACACAGGTTTTGGGTTTGATTTTCAGTAAGTAGGTAATTCCAAGTTAATGGGTAATCACAAAAAAGTGCATGTAAAATGAGGTAACGTCAGAACAGAGTAGAGTAGAGTGAATAAGTTTGCACCGTTTCAGAGGATCGCACGATCGAGGTGTATTCGCCGGACGGCGTGCACGCGCTGGCGCTGCGTGCGGGCGACGCGGCGAGTGCGGCGGGCTGGCACCGCGCGCTGcacgcggcggcgcggcgggcggcgcgcgcggcgctggcgcgGGCGCGGCCCGGGCTCCGCTCGCTGCTCGGCGACGTGCGCTACGCCGGCTGGCTGGCGCGCCGCCCCGCCATGGACCATGTCAGTGTTTCTTTTAACCCGTGGAGCGCCCTACGGTCACACGTTTGTCCGTAATTAGTATagagttccatactactgtgaaACTGGAGCGCTCCAGGGTCAATGCCGAAACCCGACGGTTTCTGTCTGATGTCGTATATTTTGTAGCAGTTTCGGTGCAGCACTGATCCGTAAAGGGATCTGTATATCCGATTCTGGCTGAAATGTTTACCAACGAGGTCGTCAGTGTTTCTCTTATCGGTTTCTAACAaagcttttatttatatattatattgtttcaaTTTTTAAGCTTTTCTGTTCAGAGTAGATTTTTGAAAGACGACGATAATTCATGTGGTTATTTTTCTAGTCTAAAAGTctttgaataatttaatttctactttaCAGATCAGCGCATCTGGTGGCTCCGACAGTTCCGACGAAGCCGAAGGATGGCAGCCCACCTTTGTAGCTATCACGGACCGAGAATTAAGGtacatttatttcatatattccatataataggtaggtatattaaaaacatttattgaagCAAACATGCGAGGAAACTCGCAGCGCGTTTAAACTAGACGTAACATAAGTGACTTATTCCTGTGACTAGTACTATTATACTAGTGTCCATTGGCcgtctaagggtcggttgcaccttgcaccaaactgttcgtcatcattaaagagttcttgtatggaaagtttcatagtaaaccgctgcggcgcgccgggtgtctttgatcagtctgtcaagtgcggatggtgcgaCTGGCACTAAATGAGCCCTACCGCTTGACAAATGGGTGCGCAACAACGCAAGTCGTGTTAAGGGGTCAGGGCCGAACCCCTAGTGAACCTGTTTGTAATGCGTACAGGTTGTACGAGGCGGCGCCGTGGTCG
It encodes:
- the LOC134743138 gene encoding beta-1-syntrophin; translated protein: MVENGGSSGGSDSPNATCGRSGLLETLVRGVWYRVHCSLEDDYFSVCLDDGYDATTTLNGTLNNNNVETPNSDFTEVPEAIANQKRLVQVVKSDNNGLGISIKGGIENNMPILISKIFKGMAADLTEQLYVGDAILSVNGEDLKDATHEEAVKALKRAGKMVQLEVKYLREVTPYFRKASIISEVGWELQRGYMAEAPPSPPSPRRRRADTRYVPLLMACVAKNLRHHDPEDRTIEVYSPDGVHALALRAGDAASAAGWHRALHAAARRAARAALARARPGLRSLLGDVRYAGWLARRPAMDHISASGGSDSSDEAEGWQPTFVAITDRELRLYEAAPWSAEAWMAAGEVLGLAATRLAWWRRGLCAGAAALGVRAGTPAGLAVRALRADTPHDLAAVAGALVDGAHRAVRAQPEFTFRCRFRGLCARLSLGAGGVCVWEAAGSLGRGGARALYRRPLHALKASADDDRSALWLHFTDDDTVELDMEGSPKPAVFILHNLLSARVHALPEDSAQPL
- the LOC134744055 gene encoding syntaxin-5; translation: MLPRRRNVGGVSVTTSDETPLLENELNSYSKFDKKGSKYLQTEKPGSFPFIASKQGSGFEEADFVFDFLEEPIFEPVMAARDRTNEFASTVRSLQGRTLARPVVRDERKAAVLETYSQFMAMAKVISKNITGTYAKLEKLALLAKKKSLFDDRATEIQELTYMIKGDLSALNQQIARLGEMPRGRRSMHNHSSSVVLALQSRLASMSNQFKQVLEVRSENLKHQNNRREQFSRVGPVVKEVPSFLQQQDEVSIDLGDTSGLQMQAQQLAIRDDTDTYVQQRAETMHNIESTIVELGGIFQQLAHMVKEQDEAIGRIDANIQEAEMNVEAGHREIMKYFQNITGNRALMFKIFGVLIFFFIFFVVVMA